Proteins encoded together in one Rubripirellula reticaptiva window:
- a CDS encoding PVC-type heme-binding CxxCH protein → MRQILSPTSVIFACACSVLLTAAEPDLVTWKTQQLSSEFYSESATTGDFNRDGLTDIASGPFWYEGPDFQSSNRFYTGDAFDPHAYSNNFFAFTDDFNGDGWDDILVYGFPGKDASWFENPKGQDRFWPRHQVLDSVDNESPTYADINGDGKRDVVCSSDGYFGFAEVQRDHPAAKWKFRRISDQSAGGKFTHGLGVGDIDGDGRMDLIEKSGWWQQPESLDGDSVWTKHPFEFAPGRGSAQMFAYDVDGDGDNDVVTSLDAHGYGLAWYEQTGGDGEVQRDFIVHRILGSKADESPFGVVFSQLHAVKLVDVNGDGLKDIVTGKRWWAHGPHGDADPNDPAVLYWFELSRSAEGTVTWIPHLVDDASGVGTDLCVADLNGDQAPDVIVGNKKGTFVSLQKRTPANAGDSSRTQPRPTELNAISETAGLPTNEGLSPIEAAEAMTVPEGFRVQLAAGEPMVHQPIAMTFDHRGRLWIAEAHTYPVRAPEGEGDDKIIILEDVDHDGVFDKRTVFVEGLNLVSGLEVGFGGVWVGAAPYLMFIPDADGDDVPDGPEQILLDGFGYHDTHEVLNAFTWGPDGWLYGCHGVFTHSLVGKPGTVKDDRTPLNCGVWRYHPIRHQFEVFARGTSNPWGVDFNEYGQTFITACVIPHMFHMIQGGRYHRQGGQHFNPHIYEDIQTIADHAHYAGNIRDHAWWGRDQPAGADDTHAAGGGHAHCGAMIYLADNWPHQYRGSIFMANVHGNRINNDILSRQGSGYVASHGSDVLFANDRWFRAINMRYGPDGSVYMIDWYDKNACHRADKEIWDRSNGRVYRVSFGATDWPGLSLDSATMHELALLHRSTNENHVRTARRLMQEKLLLRGESVDAEDRVVAIKSLREIAMGNEEVSLRLRAIWTLHCVGELGDADLEALLHESGHKSEYLRAWAIQLAMEDSAASQALLTRFAEMASSDSSSLVRLYLASALQRLPIESRWAIAAGLLSHADDANDSNLPLMYWYGIEPLVPVDTDRVFALASAYRIPKVSQFIFRRAAADEDSIGALLTSLGKTDKAEMQAIMLGEVVAAIKNQGKLRMPTAWPDVYAKLTASNDAKIRQQAQLVTVKFGDASIFPVLRSIASDSAASTEQRTSALQALIAGKDNALVPTLISILDDDVMRAMAIRAMAGYDDAKIPDAILARYQTLSPSERSDAVAALSSRSAWAHKLLGAVEDGIVDRKDLSAFTIRQMQSLGDAEISELINRTWGSMRATTADKKQQIEQWKQRLTPETLQSANRSHGRLLYNNTCGKCHQLFGQGEKIGPDITGSNRGDLDYTLQNILDPSALVGRDYQATTIVTIDGRTINGLVRETNETAIVIQTANERLVVDRGDIEAQKLTEVSMMPDGQLDQLKPDEVVDLIAYLASPTQVPLPGEGPVLNETSGRVEGALEGESLHVAKISGGNVSPQGMGNFKAGKWSGNAHLWWTGGKTGDRLSLTVPVNKAGRYEVFVAMTQARDYGIVRFAVNDSQVAERFDLFNGPNVVSTGPVSLGTFELASGDNALHVSIEGTNPHAAPAFMFGLDYVHLNQAMPSN, encoded by the coding sequence ATGCGCCAGATCCTCTCGCCAACTTCGGTCATTTTCGCTTGTGCATGTTCCGTGCTGTTGACTGCGGCCGAGCCGGATCTGGTGACCTGGAAGACGCAGCAACTGTCGTCAGAATTTTATAGCGAGTCTGCGACAACAGGCGACTTCAATCGCGATGGGCTGACGGACATTGCGTCCGGTCCGTTTTGGTACGAAGGACCTGATTTTCAATCATCGAATCGTTTTTATACTGGCGACGCGTTTGACCCGCACGCGTACTCGAATAACTTCTTTGCCTTCACCGACGACTTCAATGGCGACGGTTGGGACGACATCCTGGTTTACGGATTTCCGGGCAAAGACGCATCGTGGTTTGAAAACCCCAAGGGTCAAGATCGTTTTTGGCCGCGTCATCAAGTACTGGACAGCGTCGATAACGAATCACCAACTTATGCCGATATCAATGGGGACGGAAAACGAGACGTTGTCTGTAGCAGCGATGGTTATTTTGGCTTTGCCGAAGTTCAACGCGATCATCCGGCGGCAAAATGGAAGTTCCGACGGATAAGCGATCAGTCAGCGGGCGGCAAGTTTACGCATGGTTTGGGCGTCGGCGATATCGATGGCGATGGACGAATGGACTTGATCGAAAAAAGTGGATGGTGGCAGCAGCCCGAGTCTTTGGACGGTGATTCGGTCTGGACGAAGCATCCGTTTGAGTTCGCACCCGGTCGTGGTTCGGCGCAAATGTTTGCCTATGATGTCGACGGCGATGGCGATAACGACGTCGTCACGTCGTTGGATGCACACGGGTACGGGTTGGCATGGTACGAGCAAACCGGTGGCGATGGCGAAGTGCAGCGTGACTTTATTGTGCACCGCATTCTTGGATCCAAGGCAGACGAGAGTCCCTTTGGTGTGGTCTTTTCTCAGCTTCATGCGGTCAAACTCGTCGACGTCAACGGCGACGGACTTAAGGACATCGTCACTGGAAAACGATGGTGGGCACATGGACCTCATGGTGATGCCGATCCGAATGATCCGGCCGTTCTGTATTGGTTTGAGCTGAGTCGATCTGCCGAAGGAACGGTCACTTGGATTCCTCATCTTGTGGACGATGCGTCCGGTGTCGGAACGGATCTGTGCGTGGCTGACCTCAACGGTGATCAAGCACCTGATGTGATCGTTGGCAACAAAAAAGGAACGTTCGTCAGCCTGCAAAAGCGAACCCCGGCCAACGCGGGCGACAGCAGCCGGACTCAACCTCGACCAACTGAACTGAATGCGATCAGCGAGACGGCAGGCCTGCCAACAAACGAAGGCTTGTCGCCGATCGAGGCCGCCGAGGCAATGACGGTTCCCGAAGGATTCCGAGTGCAATTAGCAGCTGGTGAACCGATGGTTCACCAGCCGATCGCGATGACGTTCGACCATCGCGGGCGATTGTGGATCGCCGAAGCTCACACGTATCCGGTTCGTGCTCCCGAAGGCGAAGGTGACGACAAAATTATTATTTTGGAAGATGTGGATCACGACGGTGTGTTCGACAAGCGAACGGTTTTTGTCGAAGGATTGAACTTGGTCAGCGGCCTAGAGGTTGGGTTTGGCGGCGTATGGGTCGGCGCGGCACCTTACTTGATGTTCATTCCCGATGCGGACGGTGATGATGTGCCGGACGGCCCCGAGCAAATTTTGTTAGACGGATTCGGATACCACGATACTCACGAAGTACTGAACGCGTTCACTTGGGGACCCGACGGATGGTTGTACGGTTGTCACGGCGTGTTCACTCATTCATTGGTCGGAAAACCGGGCACGGTAAAAGACGATCGTACTCCGCTTAACTGTGGCGTATGGCGATACCATCCGATTCGGCATCAGTTCGAAGTATTTGCGAGAGGAACCAGTAACCCGTGGGGAGTCGATTTCAACGAGTATGGGCAAACGTTTATCACGGCGTGTGTGATTCCGCACATGTTCCACATGATTCAAGGCGGCCGATACCATCGCCAAGGCGGACAACATTTTAATCCGCATATTTACGAAGACATTCAAACGATCGCGGACCACGCGCACTATGCCGGCAATATCCGCGACCATGCTTGGTGGGGACGAGATCAACCCGCCGGTGCAGACGATACTCATGCGGCGGGCGGTGGCCACGCCCACTGTGGTGCGATGATCTACTTGGCCGATAATTGGCCGCATCAGTATCGCGGGTCCATCTTCATGGCGAATGTTCATGGCAACCGCATCAACAACGACATTCTCAGTCGTCAAGGCAGCGGCTATGTTGCTTCGCACGGATCCGACGTGCTGTTTGCAAACGACCGTTGGTTTCGCGCAATCAATATGAGGTACGGCCCCGACGGCAGCGTCTACATGATCGACTGGTATGACAAAAACGCTTGTCACCGCGCGGACAAAGAAATCTGGGACCGAAGCAACGGGCGGGTGTACCGAGTATCGTTCGGTGCCACCGACTGGCCGGGGCTGTCGCTTGACAGCGCCACGATGCACGAACTGGCATTGTTGCATCGCAGCACCAACGAAAACCACGTGCGAACCGCTCGCCGGTTGATGCAAGAAAAACTGCTGCTGCGTGGCGAATCGGTCGACGCGGAGGATCGCGTGGTGGCGATCAAGTCGCTGCGAGAAATCGCGATGGGCAATGAAGAAGTCTCGTTGCGATTACGAGCGATCTGGACCCTGCACTGCGTCGGTGAACTTGGCGACGCTGATTTAGAAGCGTTGCTGCATGAAAGTGGGCACAAGTCGGAATACTTGCGAGCTTGGGCGATCCAGCTTGCCATGGAAGACTCCGCCGCCAGTCAGGCACTGCTGACGCGTTTCGCCGAGATGGCGAGCAGCGATTCGTCATCGCTGGTTCGACTTTATCTCGCGTCGGCGCTTCAACGTCTGCCAATCGAATCGCGATGGGCGATCGCAGCAGGTTTGCTCAGCCACGCTGATGATGCGAACGATTCGAACTTGCCATTGATGTATTGGTATGGCATCGAACCACTTGTGCCAGTTGACACGGATCGGGTATTCGCGCTAGCGTCTGCCTATCGGATTCCAAAGGTCAGCCAATTTATCTTCCGCCGTGCCGCGGCCGATGAGGATAGCATCGGTGCGCTGCTAACATCGCTTGGCAAGACGGATAAAGCAGAAATGCAAGCCATCATGCTCGGCGAAGTCGTTGCGGCGATCAAGAATCAAGGCAAATTGCGGATGCCCACGGCATGGCCCGACGTTTACGCCAAGCTGACGGCCAGCAATGACGCAAAGATCCGCCAGCAAGCTCAACTGGTTACCGTCAAGTTCGGCGATGCGTCGATTTTTCCAGTGCTGCGGTCGATTGCGAGTGACAGTGCGGCGTCAACTGAGCAGCGGACCAGCGCGTTGCAAGCACTGATTGCCGGCAAAGACAATGCGTTGGTGCCGACCTTGATTTCAATCTTGGACGACGATGTCATGCGAGCAATGGCGATCCGTGCGATGGCGGGTTACGACGATGCGAAGATTCCCGACGCGATCCTGGCTCGCTACCAAACGCTTTCGCCTAGCGAACGATCCGACGCCGTGGCAGCGCTGTCATCGCGATCCGCCTGGGCGCACAAGCTGCTGGGTGCCGTCGAAGATGGTATCGTCGACCGAAAAGATCTGTCAGCGTTTACGATTCGGCAAATGCAATCGCTTGGCGACGCGGAGATTTCCGAACTGATCAACAGGACTTGGGGGTCGATGCGAGCGACGACGGCGGACAAGAAGCAGCAGATCGAACAATGGAAACAACGGCTCACACCGGAGACGCTGCAATCCGCGAATCGGTCGCACGGACGTTTGCTCTACAACAACACCTGCGGAAAATGCCACCAGCTATTCGGTCAAGGCGAAAAAATTGGTCCCGACATTACGGGCAGCAACCGTGGTGACTTGGACTACACGCTGCAAAACATCTTGGACCCAAGCGCGTTGGTCGGCCGTGATTATCAGGCCACCACGATCGTGACGATCGACGGCCGAACAATCAATGGTCTCGTGCGTGAAACGAACGAAACCGCCATCGTGATTCAAACGGCCAATGAACGTTTGGTTGTCGATCGCGGCGATATCGAAGCACAGAAGTTGACCGAGGTGTCCATGATGCCGGACGGACAACTCGATCAACTGAAGCCGGATGAAGTCGTCGACCTGATAGCCTATTTGGCGAGTCCGACACAGGTGCCGTTGCCTGGCGAAGGACCTGTGCTTAACGAAACAAGCGGGCGTGTCGAGGGAGCACTAGAAGGTGAGTCGCTGCACGTTGCAAAGATCAGTGGGGGCAACGTGAGTCCGCAAGGAATGGGCAATTTCAAAGCGGGCAAGTGGAGCGGCAATGCTCATCTGTGGTGGACGGGTGGAAAGACAGGCGATCGACTGAGTTTGACCGTTCCGGTGAATAAGGCTGGGCGTTACGAAGTATTTGTCGCGATGACCCAAGCACGCGACTACGGAATCGTCCGTTTCGCCGTGAATGATTCGCAGGTGGCTGAGAGATTCGATCTGTTCAACGGACCCAATGTCGTTTCGACGGGGCCGGTTTCACTCGGCACGTTCGAATTGGCGTCGGGCGACAATGCACTGCACGTTTCTATCGAGGGAACGAATCCGCATGCTGCGCCCGCATTCATGTTTGGTCTGGACTATGTTCATTTAAATCAAGCGATGCCAAGCAATTAG
- a CDS encoding sugar phosphate isomerase/epimerase family protein: MPRPVTLFTGQWADLPIEEMARMTAGFGYDGIELACWGDHFEVDRALAEDDYCDNHRKLLDDAGLQCHAISAHLVGQAVLDNIDERHKAILPPYVWGDGDPAGVNERAIEELKNTARAAQKFGVDVVNGFTGSSIWHLLYSFPPVPPSMIDDGFSLLADRFNPILDVFGECGVRFALEVHPTEIAFDIYTAQRALEALDHRAEFGFNFDPSHLIWQGVDPVQFIRTFADRIYHVHIKDAIVKLDGSSGILSSHLNFGDYRRGWDFRSPGRGGVNFEEIIRALNDIGYEGPLSIEWEDCGMERTFGAREACEFTKKLDFSPSNRAFDAAFDEAND, from the coding sequence ATGCCTCGTCCCGTCACTCTTTTCACCGGCCAATGGGCAGACCTGCCGATCGAAGAAATGGCCCGCATGACCGCCGGCTTTGGTTACGACGGAATTGAACTGGCTTGTTGGGGTGACCACTTCGAAGTCGATCGCGCGCTGGCCGAAGACGATTACTGCGACAACCATCGCAAACTGCTTGACGACGCTGGGTTGCAGTGCCATGCGATTAGCGCACACTTGGTTGGCCAAGCCGTTCTGGATAACATCGACGAACGGCACAAAGCGATTTTGCCGCCTTACGTTTGGGGCGATGGCGACCCAGCCGGCGTCAACGAGCGGGCAATCGAAGAACTCAAAAACACCGCTCGCGCCGCCCAAAAGTTTGGCGTTGACGTCGTCAACGGGTTCACCGGCAGCAGCATTTGGCACCTTCTGTACTCGTTCCCGCCTGTCCCGCCGTCGATGATTGACGATGGTTTCAGCTTGCTGGCGGATCGATTCAATCCGATCCTGGACGTGTTTGGCGAGTGTGGCGTGCGGTTCGCATTGGAAGTTCACCCGACTGAAATCGCGTTCGATATCTACACCGCCCAACGAGCACTCGAAGCTCTGGACCATCGCGCCGAATTCGGTTTCAACTTTGATCCCAGCCACTTGATCTGGCAGGGCGTTGATCCGGTCCAATTCATTCGCACGTTTGCCGATCGCATCTATCACGTGCACATCAAGGACGCGATCGTCAAACTTGATGGCAGCAGCGGTATCCTCAGCAGCCACTTGAACTTTGGCGATTACCGTCGAGGCTGGGATTTCCGCAGCCCTGGTCGTGGTGGCGTCAACTTCGAAGAAATCATCCGTGCCCTCAATGACATCGGTTACGAAGGCCCATTGTCGATCGAGTGGGAAGACTGTGGCATGGAACGAACCTTCGGTGCTCGCGAAGCCTGCGAGTTCACCAAGAAGCTGGACTTCTCGCCATCCAACCGAGCGTTTGACGCAGCCTTTGACGAAGCGAACGACTGA
- a CDS encoding arylsulfatase B, translating to MRPFIIAAVVALIQLGILPVGHAQSGSRPNIVFIMADDMGWAQPGFNGGNPALTPNMDALADEGMRLSDFYTHSVCAPTRAALLTGRYAFRTWSDWRTEDFGKPSYLAKLGLTLAHNDRGEPTRRIHALDTEERTIAEALRDAGYFTSLIGKWHLGEWLPGHLPMGQGFEHQYGHYAWGIDYYNKTIVHNAPARFAVYDWHRNQQPIHETGYATDLIAAEADRVIAARKNDDRPFFVYVAFNAVHGPLNPPPGFSGDPDDSMAIRDAMLSSLDNAVGRIERSIDQHGFRNNTLLVLCNDNGPVLEELSRPFRGTKNTTYEGGVRQPAILRWPGHTEPGTTKSGLMFIADFFPTFITLANGNHQQDRPIDGIDMTSMLFAGQESPRQEIIYDVTGSVRLPTIRRGDFKLMGDVLYNIAKDPGEQTDVADKHPGVVQDLKQRLDKAASERPPLGDKPLLMDPPLPYVYGLDEQTNVPDWLVTAVDAVRATQPTEWAPGETPWPKAPLGADASKMDGLKDELTK from the coding sequence ATGCGACCATTCATCATCGCTGCCGTCGTGGCGTTAATCCAGCTTGGCATCCTGCCAGTCGGCCATGCTCAATCGGGAAGTCGGCCGAACATCGTCTTCATCATGGCCGATGACATGGGATGGGCTCAGCCAGGGTTCAACGGCGGTAATCCGGCACTGACACCAAACATGGATGCGCTGGCCGACGAAGGAATGCGACTCAGCGATTTCTACACTCACAGTGTTTGCGCCCCAACGCGTGCCGCGCTGCTGACCGGACGCTACGCCTTTCGCACCTGGAGCGATTGGCGGACCGAAGACTTTGGCAAACCAAGCTACCTTGCCAAGCTTGGTCTGACACTGGCTCACAACGATCGCGGCGAACCAACACGCCGCATCCATGCACTCGATACCGAAGAAAGAACGATTGCCGAAGCCCTTCGCGATGCTGGTTACTTCACGTCCCTGATCGGGAAATGGCACCTTGGCGAATGGTTGCCCGGGCACTTGCCAATGGGACAGGGGTTCGAACATCAATACGGTCATTACGCCTGGGGCATCGACTACTACAATAAAACGATCGTCCACAACGCACCGGCTCGTTTTGCCGTTTACGATTGGCATCGCAACCAACAACCGATTCACGAAACTGGGTACGCGACGGACTTGATCGCGGCGGAAGCGGATCGCGTGATCGCAGCCCGAAAGAACGACGATCGACCATTCTTTGTGTACGTCGCCTTTAACGCAGTGCATGGTCCACTGAATCCGCCACCAGGCTTCTCGGGCGATCCCGACGACTCGATGGCAATCCGCGACGCCATGCTAAGCAGCCTCGATAACGCAGTGGGGCGCATCGAACGCTCGATCGACCAGCACGGCTTTCGAAACAACACGTTGCTAGTGCTTTGCAACGACAACGGACCAGTGCTCGAAGAACTGAGCCGACCGTTTCGCGGTACCAAGAACACGACCTACGAAGGCGGCGTGCGACAGCCCGCGATCCTGCGATGGCCAGGACACACCGAACCAGGGACAACAAAATCGGGATTGATGTTCATTGCCGACTTCTTCCCAACCTTCATCACATTGGCAAACGGCAATCACCAACAGGACCGGCCGATCGACGGAATCGACATGACGTCGATGTTGTTTGCCGGCCAGGAAAGCCCTCGTCAAGAAATCATCTATGACGTGACGGGAAGCGTTCGTTTGCCAACGATTCGCCGAGGCGATTTCAAGTTGATGGGCGACGTGCTTTACAACATTGCGAAAGATCCCGGTGAGCAAACCGACGTCGCCGACAAACATCCAGGCGTTGTCCAAGATCTGAAACAACGACTCGATAAAGCCGCATCCGAACGTCCCCCGTTGGGCGACAAACCGCTGTTGATGGACCCGCCATTGCCGTACGTCTATGGCCTGGACGAACAGACCAATGTGCCCGACTGGTTGGTCACAGCCGTCGATGCGGTCCGCGCCACCCAGCCCACCGAGTGGGCACCAGGCGAAACGCCATGGCCAAAAGCGCCGCTGGGCGCAGACGCCAGCAAGATGGATGGGCTGAAAGACGAACTGACCAAATGA
- a CDS encoding PQQ-binding-like beta-propeller repeat protein codes for MQTCPFLCLFGLTFSVLAYSAAAEDVNRDWPQWRGPDASGVAEGSEPPTKWSESENIKWKIEVPGVGSSTPIILGDRVYVSTAVKIDRVADAKAATEDKPAEAAPVEVAQAEQSDRGSGRRGGGRGRGGFGGGPAPTNFYDFIVLAYDRATGKEVWRTSLTQQVPHEAGHNTNTFASSSPVTDGERLYMSFGSRGVFCLDLNGKQLWDVHLGQMSTRAQFGEGSSPAIHDGTLVVPWDHEGDSFIVALDAKTGDEKWRQSRDEQTTWSTPLITEYDGRTQVITNGSNRVRNYDLATGELIWECGGQAGNPIPTPVRFEDNVIVMTGYRGYAIYSIPLSAKGDITDSDIVTWIEDDAAPYVPSPVLYNGQLYFVKSNNGILVSRNAKTGDLVIDETRLPDVSSVYASPVAAAGHIYLTGRDGTTLVFKHGKTFDVIATNKLDDEIDASAAIVGNEIFLRGKNHLYCIAK; via the coding sequence ATGCAAACCTGCCCTTTCCTTTGTCTGTTCGGTTTGACGTTCAGTGTTCTGGCTTACTCTGCCGCGGCCGAAGATGTAAATCGAGATTGGCCCCAGTGGCGTGGTCCAGACGCAAGCGGAGTTGCGGAGGGTTCTGAGCCGCCGACCAAGTGGAGTGAATCGGAGAACATCAAGTGGAAGATCGAAGTTCCTGGTGTCGGCAGTAGCACCCCTATCATTCTTGGCGATCGAGTTTACGTCAGCACGGCGGTGAAGATAGACCGGGTCGCCGACGCGAAAGCGGCCACTGAGGACAAACCGGCCGAAGCAGCACCGGTTGAAGTCGCGCAGGCCGAACAAAGCGACCGAGGTTCGGGGCGACGTGGTGGTGGCCGTGGACGCGGTGGTTTTGGTGGTGGGCCAGCACCAACCAACTTTTACGATTTTATCGTTTTGGCTTACGACCGAGCCACGGGCAAAGAAGTTTGGCGGACGTCGCTAACGCAGCAAGTCCCACACGAAGCTGGACACAACACCAACACCTTTGCATCATCATCACCAGTGACCGACGGCGAGCGACTATACATGTCATTTGGTTCGCGCGGCGTCTTTTGTCTTGACCTCAATGGCAAGCAGCTTTGGGACGTGCACCTAGGGCAGATGAGTACGCGAGCACAGTTTGGCGAAGGCAGCTCACCAGCGATTCATGATGGAACTCTTGTCGTGCCGTGGGATCACGAAGGCGACTCGTTCATCGTTGCCTTGGACGCCAAGACGGGCGATGAAAAGTGGCGTCAATCGCGAGACGAGCAAACGACTTGGTCAACGCCGCTGATCACCGAATACGACGGACGTACCCAAGTCATCACCAACGGTTCCAACCGAGTGCGCAACTACGACCTTGCCACGGGTGAATTGATTTGGGAATGTGGCGGACAGGCTGGCAACCCCATCCCAACGCCAGTTCGTTTTGAAGACAACGTCATCGTGATGACCGGATACCGAGGCTACGCGATCTATTCGATTCCACTGAGTGCCAAAGGTGACATTACTGATTCGGACATCGTCACTTGGATCGAAGACGATGCCGCGCCGTACGTTCCGTCGCCGGTGCTTTATAATGGCCAGCTCTATTTCGTCAAATCGAACAATGGGATCCTGGTTTCGCGAAACGCAAAGACGGGCGATCTTGTTATCGACGAGACTCGCCTGCCCGATGTTTCGTCGGTCTATGCGTCGCCGGTTGCCGCCGCGGGTCACATTTACCTGACCGGCCGCGACGGTACGACGCTGGTTTTCAAGCACGGCAAGACCTTCGACGTGATTGCGACGAACAAACTTGACGATGAGATTGATGCGTCAGCCGCCATTGTCGGAAATGAGATTTTCCTGCGAGGCAAGAATCACTTGTACTGCATCGCCAAATAG
- the fae gene encoding formaldehyde-activating enzyme, whose protein sequence is MSERIIMRTGEALVAGGPPFTAAEPEVVIGELDGPVGTALATLTGDQSMGHSKVFAILNTDIQVRPVTLCVSKVTVKNSRYTNILMGTVQAAIANGVLDAVRAGDLPKDRVNELGIICSVWLNPGVIDDDNLDHKALFDIHRKAMTLAIHKAMNNEPSIDWLLENQDKITHKYYQMGLDGKI, encoded by the coding sequence ATGTCCGAACGAATCATCATGAGAACCGGCGAGGCATTGGTCGCCGGCGGCCCACCATTCACAGCCGCCGAACCCGAAGTCGTGATTGGTGAATTGGACGGTCCAGTCGGTACCGCTTTGGCGACATTAACGGGCGACCAGTCGATGGGGCACTCGAAGGTATTCGCAATTTTGAACACGGACATTCAGGTTCGTCCAGTCACTCTTTGCGTCAGCAAGGTGACAGTCAAAAACAGCCGCTACACAAATATTCTGATGGGCACCGTCCAAGCCGCGATTGCCAACGGTGTCCTTGATGCAGTTCGTGCAGGTGACCTGCCGAAGGACCGCGTCAATGAACTTGGAATCATTTGCAGCGTTTGGCTGAACCCCGGTGTCATCGACGATGACAATTTGGATCACAAGGCGTTGTTCGACATTCACCGAAAAGCAATGACGCTGGCGATTCACAAAGCGATGAACAACGAACCGTCGATTGACTGGTTGCTAGAAAACCAAGACAAAATCACCCACAAGTACTACCAGATGGGCCTAGACGGAAAAATCTAG
- the thiS gene encoding sulfur carrier protein ThiS: MISITVNGTAVEIQTSMSVKQLLETVDVPPNYLAVEVNGDVVPREDYSATTVSDGDDIEVVTLVGGG; the protein is encoded by the coding sequence TTGATCTCTATCACGGTTAACGGCACAGCCGTCGAAATCCAGACGTCGATGTCGGTCAAGCAATTGCTTGAAACAGTCGACGTGCCGCCAAATTATTTGGCGGTCGAAGTCAATGGCGACGTCGTGCCTCGCGAAGACTACTCCGCCACCACGGTTAGCGATGGCGACGACATCGAAGTCGTCACGCTGGTCGGCGGCGGCTAG
- a CDS encoding thiazole synthase, with translation MPTDPIIADDRPLTIGTHTLASRMIVGTGRYDTMEQMRASLDASGADCVTVAVRRERLYDKTGQNILDFLDLDRYILLPNTAGCYTAADAIRAAKLGREILRSLGNPGSDWVKLEVLGDSKTLLPDPTETLAACRELAADGFQVLCYTSDCPVTAQKLKAAGAASVMPAGSPIGSGQGLLNVNNLKIILEYLKEDDADYPVIIDAGVGTASDISEAFELGADGVLLNTAIAHARDPIRMARAMKYATLAGRDAYLSGRIPKRLYGTASSPTDGVISTRPYGSQA, from the coding sequence TTGCCCACCGATCCAATCATTGCCGACGACCGACCGCTGACCATCGGAACGCACACGTTGGCTAGCCGCATGATCGTTGGCACCGGTCGTTACGACACGATGGAACAGATGCGAGCGTCACTCGACGCGTCCGGTGCCGACTGCGTCACCGTCGCCGTGCGGCGTGAGCGACTGTACGACAAAACCGGCCAAAACATCTTGGACTTCTTGGACCTGGACCGGTACATTCTGTTGCCCAATACGGCTGGTTGCTACACCGCCGCCGACGCCATTCGTGCCGCAAAGCTAGGACGCGAAATCCTGCGCTCGCTTGGGAACCCCGGTTCCGACTGGGTCAAACTGGAAGTCCTGGGCGACAGCAAGACACTGTTGCCCGATCCAACGGAAACCCTAGCCGCTTGCCGCGAACTGGCAGCCGATGGTTTCCAAGTCTTGTGCTACACCAGCGATTGCCCCGTGACGGCGCAAAAACTGAAAGCCGCCGGCGCAGCCAGCGTGATGCCAGCTGGCAGCCCGATCGGCAGTGGCCAAGGACTACTGAACGTCAATAACTTGAAGATCATCCTGGAATACTTAAAAGAAGACGACGCGGACTATCCTGTCATCATCGACGCTGGCGTCGGCACGGCCAGCGACATCAGCGAAGCGTTCGAACTAGGCGCCGACGGTGTCTTGCTCAATACCGCCATCGCTCATGCTCGCGACCCGATCCGCATGGCTCGCGCCATGAAGTACGCCACGCTGGCCGGACGCGACGCCTATCTATCTGGGCGAATCCCCAAGCGACTCTACGGGACCGCCAGCAGCCCAACCGACGGCGTCATCAGCACACGCCCGTACGGATCGCAGGCTTAA